Proteins from a single region of Salvelinus sp. IW2-2015 linkage group LG4p, ASM291031v2, whole genome shotgun sequence:
- the LOC111960614 gene encoding transmembrane protein 160, with translation MAALSWFTCRQLPRIASQFARVVKHVRPQYLGGLPARRVHGSSRKWVVEKEQWGKARIPEYHQLTELDKADALMLRKSHETGFLSWFRNGLLATGIGVIAFVQSDVGREAGYAFFILGGVCVSFGGASYVGSLFSLRRMMLLSLPAVLLNVAVVSSIALFWLCAVSLYIGRLEVEIIHEGDDDGGECPDCRDRCNHSHGGRHHGNDKGQDK, from the exons ATGGCTGCCTTGAGTTGGTTTACTTGCAGACAGCTGCCGCGGATTGCATCTCAGTTCGCCCGGGTTGTGAAACACGTCAGGCCGCAGTACCTCGGAGGACTGCCGGCGAGGAGAGTCCACGGGTCTTCGCGGAAATGGGTGGTTGAGAAGGAGCAATGGGGCAAGGCTCGGATTCCCGAGTATCATCAGCTGACAGAACTCGATAAGGCGGATGCCTTG ATGCTGAGAAAGTCCCACGAAACCG GTTTCCTGTCTTGGTTCCGTAACGGACTCCTGGCCACCGGTATCGGGGTCATCGCTTTTGTCCAGAGTGACGTAGGACGAGAAGCGGGCTATG ccTTCTTCAtcctgggtggtgtgtgtgtatcgttCGGCGGGGCGTCCTACGTGGGCAGCCTGTTTTCCCTGAGGAGGATGATGCTTCTCTCGCTGCCTGCCGTGCTGCTGAATGTTGCTGTGGTGAGCAGCAtcgccctcttctggctgtgtgcGGTATCGCTCTACATCGGACGCCTGGAGGTGGAGATTATACATGAGGGTGACGATGACGGAGGGGAGTGCCCAGACTGTCGCGACCGCTGCAACCACTCCCATGGCGGCAGGCACCACGGCAACGACAAAGGCCAAGACAAGTAG